In Pseudomonadota bacterium, the genomic window GAAGGTGCACCGGGGTGCCCGCCGCGGATCGGCCAACGTGACGGTGCGGAACATGTTCAACTCGCCCGACGGGCTGTCCTTCGGGCCGGGCGGCCTGCTCTGGATCCGGACCGACGGTAATGACAGCGATCAGGAGCACTTCGCCGGCATGGGCAACAACCAGATGCTGGCGGGCGACCCGGCGACGGGCGAGATCAGGCGGTTCCTGGTCGGCCCGCCCGACTGCGAGGTCACCGGCTTGACCTGGAGCGCCGATGGCCGGACCATGTTCGTCGGAATCCAGCATCCGGGCGTGGACGGCAACAGCCGGTTCCCGGACGGCGGCTCGGCACCGCCCCGGTCCTGCGTCATCGCCGTGCGGCGGGACGACGGCGCGCCCTTCGGCTGAGGCCCGCCTCACGCACTACGCTACGGCATCGTGGGCGGCGATGGCCGCCATGGTGACCATGGTCGACACGGTCGCACCCATGGGCAGGATCTGCACCGGCTTAGCCAGGCCCAGCAGCTTCGGGCCGATCACCGACTGGCCGCCCATGCCGTGCAGCAGCTTGGTGGAGATGTCGGCGCTGTGCAGTCCCGGCATGATCAGGATGTTGGCCGGGCCGGTCAGGCGGCAGAACGGGTAGCGCGCCCGC contains:
- a CDS encoding DUF839 domain-containing protein, with protein sequence EICIHTRLAASAVRATTMDRPEWVAAHPKKSDVYCALTNNSRRGRGSNAGGDAMPAAGPNPRARNIYGQIVRWRPDGGDHAAPGFRWDLFVLAGNPKVHRGARRGSANVTVRNMFNSPDGLSFGPGGLLWIRTDGNDSDQEHFAGMGNNQMLAGDPATGEIRRFLVGPPDCEVTGLTWSADGRTMFVGIQHPGVDGNSRFPDGGSAPPRSCVIAVRRDDGAPFG